TGTAATTAATTAAATATTCCGCGGATTTCGTGTTGCAGCCAGGCGGCAACCGAATGAATCCCGGGGAGCTGAGATCGCTCAGTGACCCGGGTGAGTGAGAGCAGCCAACACGGCTGCGGCACGAAAGACGCTGAAAATTTTTTGTTGCCGTGGAAACTTTCAGCCCATCTTCGGATGGGCTTTTTTCTCCACGAATTCATCGTTCAAATAACGGTTTTTACAACCAAAGGCTATAATGCACTAAATTAGTGCAGAGGAACGCTGTATGGCAACTGGCACGCTGCCCGATGCGGGGCAGATTCTCAACTCCCTGATAAACAGTATTTTGCTGGTGGACAATGAATTAGTTATTCATTACGCCAACCCGGCTGCACAGCAATTACTGGCGCAGAGTTCACGGAAATTATTTGGTACGCCGTTACCTGAATTAACCGGTTATTTTTCGCTGAATATCGAGGTGATGCGCGAGAGTCTTGAGGCTGGCCAGGGCTTTACGGACAGCGAAGTCACCTTAGTGGTCGATGGCCGCGCGCATATTATGTCGCTCACGGCGCAACGTCTGCCCGATGGTTTAATTTTGCTGGAAATGGCGCCGATGGATAATCAGCGTCGTCTTAGCCAGGAACAAATTCAGCATGCTCAGCAGGTCGCCGCCCGCGATTTGGTACGTGGTCTGGCGCATGAAATTAAAAACCCGCTGGGCGGTTTACGCGGTGCCGCGCAATTATTATCCCGCGCCCTACCGGACCCTTCGCTGAATGAATATACCAAGGTCATTATTGAGCAAGCCGATCGGCTGAGAAATTTGGTTGATCGTTTGCTTGGCCCGCAGCAGCCCGGTTTGCATGTGACCCAAAGCATTCATCAGGTGGCTGAACGCGTGGTCAATCTGGTGTCGATGGAGTTGCCGGATAACGTTTCGCTGGTGCGTGATTACGACCCCAGCTTGCCGGAGTTGCCGCACGATCCGGATCAAATTGAACAGGTTCTGCTGAATGTAGTACGCAACGCGCTTCAGGCGTTGGGTGAAGAAGGCGGCACAATAATTATCCGCACCCGCACCGCGTTTCAGTTAACGCTGCACGGTGTGCGATATCGCCTGGTGGCACGCATTGATATTGAAGATGACGGCCCAGGTATTCCGGCTCAACTGCAGGATACGCTGTTCTATCCGATGGTGAGTGGGCGCGAAGGCGGCACCGGTTTAGGTCTGTCGATTGCCCGCAGTCTGATCGATCAGCATTCAGGAAAAATAGAATTTAACAGTTGGCCTGGTCACACCGAATTCTCGGTTTACCTGCCTATTCGCCAGTGAGGTTTCTATGCAACGAGGGATAGTCTGGATCGTCGATGACGATAGCTCCATCCGCTGGGTGCTTGAACGTGCGCTCACTGGAGCCGGTTTGAGCTGTGCAACTTTTGACAGCGGCAACGAAGTGCTGGAAGCGCTCTCGACCAAAACCCCAGATGTTTTACTGTCAGATATTCGTATGCCAGGCATGGACGGGCTGGCACTGCTGAAACAGATTAAACAACGCCATCCGATGCTGCCGGTCATCATTATGACGGCGCATTCCGATCTGGATGCCGCCGTCAGTGCTTATCAGCAGGGTGCTTTTGATTACCTGCCGAAGCCGTTTGATATTGATGAAGCGGTGGCACTGGTCGAGCGCGCTATTAGTCACTATCAGGAACAGCAGCAGCCACGCAACCAGCCGGTCAGCGGCCCGACCACCGATATTATCGGTGAAGCGCCAGCAATGCAGGATGTGTTTCGCATTATTGGCCGTCTGTCGCGTTCCTCGATCAGCGTGCTGATTAACGGTGAATCCGGGACCGGTAAAGAGCTGGTGGCGCATGCCCTGCATCGCCACAGCCCGCGAGCCAAAGCGCCGTTTATCGCGCTGAACATGGCGGCGATTCCAAAAGATTTGATTGAGTCCGAGCTGTTTGGTCATGAGAAAGGCGCATTTACCGGTGCCAATCAGATTCGTCAGGGACGTTTCGAGCAAGCTGATGGCGGCACGTTGTTCCTCGACGAAATCGGTGATATGCCGCTCGACGTGCAAACCCGCCTGTTGCGCGTGCTGGCCGATGGTCAGTTCTACCGTGTTGGTGGTTATGCACCGGTGAAGGTGGATGTCCGTATCATCGCCGCAACTCACCAGAATCTGGAAATGCGCGTACAGGAAGGTAAATTCCGTGAAGACTTGTTCCATCGTCTGAACGTGATTCGCGTGCATCTGCCGCCGTTGCGTGAACGTCGTGAAGATATTCCGCGCTTGGCACGTTATTTCCTGCAAGTTGCCGCGCGTGAACTGGGCGTGGAAGCGAAGATTTTGCACCCGGAAACCGAAGCGGCGTTGACGCGCCTGCATTGGTCAGGCAACGTGCGCCAGCTCGAAAACACCTGTCGCTGGCTGACAGTGATGGCAGCGGGTCAGGAAGTGTTGATTCAGGATCTGCCCGCCGAGCTGTTTGAATCCAGCACGCCAGAAAGCCCGGTGCAATCGCTGCCGGATAGCTGGGCCACCTTGCTGGCGCAATGGGCAGATCGTGCACTGCGTTCCGGTCATCAAAACCTGTTATCTGAAGCGCAGCCAGAGATGGAACGCACCCTGCTCACCACCGCGTTACGTCATACGCAGGGGCACAAACAGGAAGCGGCACGTTTGCTCGGTTGGGGACGTAATACTCTGACGCGCAAACTGAAAGAGCTGGGCATGGAGTAAGTGTAAAAAGAGGGCTTATTGCACGATTTTTATGCTTACGCCATCTGTACAGACCGGTGCCGTTCAGTATCATACGGGCGGCAATCGGGAGAAGAGAACATGTTCCAGTCAGTCATCCAGATGATCACGCATAATATCGCGGCGATCGGCAATGCGGCCAGCCATTCACCGCAAACCGCCATTGCTGCCGTGATATGCGCCATCACCGTGAGTCTGTTCAGTTAACACAAAGGGAGCCTTAGCTCCCTTTGTCGTTTTAAATCACACGTGAGAACTGCTGCTGACGCGCCTTTTGCCGCAGATAGACGTCAAAGCACATGCAGATATTGCGAATCAGCAAGCGACCCACGCCGGTGACGCGTAACCCACCCTCATGCTGCTCGACCAGGCCATCTGCCACCAGCGGTGCCAGCAGTTGTAAATCCTCCGCAAAATAGCGCGTAAACACGATCGGCCACTGCGCCTCTATCGCCGCGTAATCGAGTGCGAAGTTACAAATCAGCGCCTTGATGACATCACGGCGCAGGCAATCATCGTCACTCAGGGTCAGACCGCGCCACAATGCGCTACCCTGCTGCTCCACGCTGGCGTACCAGGTTTTTAGCTCTTTGTGATTCTGCGCATAACTGTCGCCGATCATGCTAATCGCCGACACCCCCAGCCCCAGCAAGTCGGTTTCGCCCTGCGTGGTATAACCCTGGAAATTACGGTGCAGTTTGCCCGCGCGTTGGGCGACCGCCAGTTCATCATCAGGCCGGGCGAAATGGTCCATACCGATAAACTGATAGCCTTCACCGGTCAAGGTGGCAATGGTCTGCTGCAAAATCGCCAACTTTTGTGTCGCACCGGGCAGCTCAGCATCTTTGATTTTGCGCTGGGCGGCGAATAACGTCGGCAAATGGGCGTAATTAAACACGCTGAGACGGTCAGGGTTGAGGGCGATAACGCGTTGCAATGTGAACGCAAAGCTTTCTGGCGTTTGCAGCGGTAATCCGTAGATGAGATCGAGGCTGACGGAGCGGAAGCCCTGCTCGCGCGCACGTTGCACCAGCGCGAAAATCATGGCCTCATCCTGTACGCGATTGACCTTCTCCTGCACCGCTTTATTAAAATCCTGCACGCCCATGCTAAGACGATTGAAGCCCTGCGAACGCAGATGATCGATCATCTCCAGCTCAATTTCGCGCGGATCGACTTCGATCGACATCTCAACGTCTTCGGCAAAGGTGAAATGGCTGCGCAGCAGACCCACCAGCCGACTCACCTGCTGCTGGTTCAGGAATGTCGGCGTACCGCCGCCCCAGTGCAACTGGGTGACGCTACGCCCGGCAAACAGCGGCGCACGCTGACGAATTTCCTGTTCCAGCACATCAAGGTAACGATCCGCTTTGTGTAACTGACGCGTGACAATCTTATTGCAGCCACAGAAGTAGCACAGACGATGACAAAACGGGATATGTACATAGAGTGAGAGCGGACGCTCAGGATAGCGGGCCACCGCGTGTTGAAAATCGGCTTCGCCAAAATTCTCACTGAATTCCAGTGCAGTGGGATAGGAGGTGTAGCGCGGGCCAGCGTAATTGTATTTTTCGATCAGCCGCTGATCCCATTCAATCTGCTGTGATGACATGCTCACTCCTTACGGTGACGTCGTCTGAAGGCAGGTCGCGAAGCAGAAGGGTGAACAGGACGACGAGCAGCAACCCGGCGTAAACGCGACTTCAGGCGCGACAGACGGCGTAGTTTAAACAATAAGCTAATGAGATAACATGCCAGCAGCAGCGCTAAAATTGATCCAGGCCAAAACATCGGTCAATACCTGTTTAGCGTGGCATGCGCGAATGCGCATGCCGATCAAAAACGCCCTTATTTGCCCTTCAGCAGGCGCATCATGTCTTCTTCCGCCTGCTCATCATCGTCAGCGTCATCATCTAACGCGATGCCAAGGGTTTCCATCAGTTCGTCGATGCGATCCAGGGTTTCATCCAACCAGGCCTGCTCTTCGCCGCTCAGGGTCTCGCCGTTTTCCAGACGATCCAGCAACGTATCCAGACGCTCATCATTTTCCAGTTTGGCCAGCTCTTCCTGCGGAGTCAGACGAACTTTTTCCGCTTTCGGTTTCGGAGCCGCTTTTTTCACGACGGATGTCTGTCCTTCAGCCACCAGGGCAATCGGTTTTTTGCTACCAAGACGGGGATCCTGGGCATTTCTGGCCTGACCTTTCCCGGTGGCTTGTTTTTCTGGATTCGCACGGCTGCCCGCGGCATGGCCACGGTGCTTTTTATCACGTTTACGATCGCGCGCTTCCAGATTCAAATCTTCACGCGATTTACGTTTCGCTTTGGCGGCGGGTTTGCCGCGTGGGGATTGTGCAGGTTGCTTCATGGTGTTGGGTCTCGGCAATTTTTAATCAGTATATACCGGTCATATTACGGACTGGTGTGGTGAGTGCGCTTTTCGCCTTCCCACCGCCCGAATGATTTAAGGTATCGAATTGCGGCGAAATCTAGCAGAAAGCAGACAAAGAAAAAAGGCGACAGCTTATGCTGTCGCCTTATTTCGCACCTTCATACGAAGGAAACACGAGATAAATCCATTAATGGCTCACAACGTCCCGGTTTTTCCCTCGCCAAATCGCTCCTGCGAATTTCCCTGTCCCTGTCCGATTCGTTCCTGAATCGTATTCCTGCCTGCTCTTCGTCCCCCTTGACGCTCCTGAGCTCATCATTCGATGCGTGCAGCCTTGCACAGACACCAAATGTAGACCAATAGGTAAAATGAACAAGTAAGACGCTTCTCTTATTTATAATGAAAATGCCATGTTTTTTATTAACCAATTGAATTTAATTGATAAATAATCATGCCTTAGTTACAGGAAACGTTAATGACTGGCAGCACTTATCGCATATCTCTTACAAAGTCGCGCGCAAAGACGCCATCGGGCACTTTTGCGCCATAACAGGTATACTCTGCGCAATTGCATGAATCACTTTGCCGGAGTTTTACTTTGTCTGCGTTGAACTATCACATTACCCATTTCGTTCTCAGTGCCCCGGATATTCGCCACTTGCCTTCTGACACGGGCATTGAAGTTGCCTTTGCCGGTCGCTCAAATGCAGGCAAATCCAGTGCGCTGAATACCCTGACTAACCAGAAAAGCCTGGCGCGTACCAGTAAAACGCCGGGTCGCACCCAGCTGATCAACCTTTTTGAGGTCGTGGAAGGCAAACGTCTGGTGGATTTACCCGGCTATGGGTACGCCGAAGTGCCTGAAGAGATGAAGCGCAAATGGCAACGAGCGCTGGGTGAATATCTGCAAAAACGCCAGGCACTGAAGGGGCTGGTGGTGCTGATGGATATTCGTCACCCGCTGAAAGACCTCGACCAGCAGATGATCGAATGGGCGGTTCAGAGTGAGATCCCGGTTTTGGTGCTATTGACCAAAGCTGACAAGTTGGCTTCCGGTGCACGTAAAGCCCAGCTAAATATGGTACGCGAAGCGTCGCTGGCTTTTCAGGGGGACGTACAGGTTGAAATGTTCTCTTCACTGAAGAAGCTGGGTGTCGACAAACTGCGGCAAAAACTGGATAGCTGGTTCAGTGAGCTGGAACCGGCTCAGGAAGATGACAACAACGATACCCCTGCATAACGGGTATCGGCAGCGGGTGTCACCCACCCGCATTTTCAGAAAAAGCCCAATAAAAAACGCCCCAGTCATAAATGACTGGGGCGGCTAATATTCAGCCAAATCCGATTACGTGAAGTAAAAGGTCTGAAAGATAGAACATCTTACCTCTGTACCCTACGCGAGAAACTTTACCTGATTTTTCCTGACCCACAAAGGGTTTTTTGTTGTTTAGTTTCAGGAATCGACATCTTTTTTACCAGGTTCGTCACAAAACCGCGCATCCAATGTAGTTTAATTACTAAAAAAATGCTTAGACGTTAGGCAGTTACAAAACGCGCATTTTACAGACGGCTTTTGCGCGTTGCTGAACCGATTAAGTAAACTTTTTTCTTATGACATTGTCATAAGCGGCTTTTCGCCGCTTAGGGTATGTGGCTTAGTGCGCCTGGTCCCAGTTTTCACCCGTTCCGACCTCAACCAGCAATGGAACATCCAGTTTCATGCTGCCCTCCATCAACTGGCGGATTTTGTCACTGGCGCTGGCCACTGCGTCCTGATGGATCTCAAACACCAGTTCATCGTGTACCTGCATAATCATTTTAACCTTGTCGTCCTTTTGCTCCAGCAGCCACCCATCAACCGCAATCATCGCGCGCTTGATGATATCCGCTGCGGTTCCCTGCATCGGGGCGTTAATTGCCGCGCGTTCTGCTGCCTTGCGGCGAATGGCGTTGCTGGATGTGATATCCGGCAGCCATAAACGGCGACCATCTAGCGTCTCAACGTAGCCCTTCGCTGCCGCCTGCTCACGCGTCTCTTCCATATAACGCAATACGCCCGGATAGCGTTCAAAGTAGAGATCCATGTACTTTTTGGCTTCACCGGCACCGATATTCAGCTGACGCGACAGACCAAACGCACTCATGCCGTAGATCAGACCAAAGTTGATAGCTTTCGCGCTACGGCGCTGTTCACCGGAAACCTTGCTCAGTGCCACACCAAACACTTCTGATGCGGTTGCGCGGTGAATGTCTTCCCCCTGAGCAAAAGCAGCCAGCAGCCCTTTATCCTGCGACAGATGCGCCATAATACGCAGCTCAATCTGCGAATAGTCAGCCGCGACAATCCGCTTGTCAGGCCCGGCAATGAACGCCTGGCGAATGCGGCGGCCCTCATCGTTGCGCACCGGGATATTTTGTAAGTTGGGATCGGTGGATGACAGACGACCGGTTGCCGTCACCGCCTGATGGTAGGAGGTATGCACGCGACCAGTAACCGGATTGATCATCAGCGGCAGTTTATCGGTGTAAGTCGATTTCAGCTTCGACAAACCACGATGCTCCAGAATCACCTTCGGTAAGGGATAATCCAGTGCCAGTTCAGCCAACACCTCTTCGCTGGTCGATGGTGCGCCACCCGGAGTCTTCTTGGTTGGCTTGATACCCTGTTTTTCAAACAGAATCGTTTGCAGTTGCTTGGTTGAGGACAGGTTGAACGGTTCTCCCGCCAGATCATGCGCTTGCTGCTCCAGCTCAGCCAGCCGCGTCGTCAGCTCCTGCGAATGTTTCGCCAGGATGTTTTGATCGATCAGCACACCGTTACGCTCAACACGGGAGATCACCTTCAGCAATGGCATCTCGATCTCAGTGAAGACTTTTTTCGGGCCTGCTTCTTTCTCCAGCTCCGGCCACATTTTCAGGTGCAACTGCAAAGTGACATCTGCATCTTCCGCGGCGTAATGCCCGGCCTGCTCAATGGCAATCTGGTTAAAGGTCAGCTGATTTTTGCCTTTCCCGGCGATCTCTTCAAAGGTGACCGTTTTGTGGTTCAGCCAGCGCGCTGCGAGGCTGTCCATATCGTGCTTACCACCCACACTGTTCAGGCAATATGACTCCAGCATGGTGTCGTATTTGATACCGTTCAGCTCAATGTCGTAGTTCTTCAGAACGCCGCGATCGTATTTGAGATTTTGCCCGACTTTTGCCGCCTTGCTGTCTTCCAGCAAAGGTTTCAACTGCGCCAACACCGCCGCGCGATCCAATTGATCGGGGGCATCGAGATAATCATGTGCTACCGGCAAATAAGCCGCTTCTCCGGGGGCGACGGCGAAAGCAAGGCCGACAATATTGGCACTCAGCGTATCCAGTGAATCGGTTTCCAGATCGAATGCAAACACATCGCTTTTCTTCAGCTTTTCCAGCCAGCGGCTAAAAGTGTCTTGATCAAGAATGGTGACGTAACCGTCGGAAGACAACACACTCGCTGTTTCGGCTTTTGCCGCAGGCTGATCCGCCAATGCTTGCTGGGCCGGGGCGCTGCCTTTCGTACCCTGCAACCATTTGCCTTCTTGCAGATCGACCAACCAGCGCTTGAATTCATAGCGACTGAAGAGTGTTTGCAGGACAGCAACATCCGGCTCATTGACCGTCAATTGCTCACAGCCGAGCTCCAGTTCTACGTCAGTTTTGATGGTCGCCAGTTGATAAGACAGGAAGGCCACGTCGCGGTTTTGTTCCAGCTTCGCCGCCATCGTTTTGGCACCACGGAATGACAGATCAGCCACTTTTTCCAGATTGTCATAAATGGACTGCATGCCACCCAGGCCTTGCAACAATGCCTGCGCGGTCTTTTCGCCCACCCCCGGCACGCCGGGAATGTTGTCCGAGCTGTCGCCCATCATGGCGAGAAAATCGATAATCAGTGAAGGCGGTACACCGTATTTCTGTTCAACTTCTTCCGGTCCGAGCACCGTATTCGTCATGGTGTTAATCAGCGTGATACCCGGTGTCACCAATTGGGCCATATCTTTATCGCCGGTGCTGATCAGAACCGGACGCCCTTGTTTTTCTGCTTCCTGCGCCAGCGTACCGATGACGTCATCCGCCTCAACACCCGTTACTGCCAGCAGCGGCAAGCCCATCGCTTTAACCATTTCATGAAGCGGCTCGATCTGCGCACGCAGATCATCAGGCATCGGTGGGCGGTGTGATTTGTAGTGTTCGAATAACTCATCACGGAATGTTTTTCCTTTCGCATCGAAGACCACAGCGACATGGCTGGGTTGATACTGCATCAACAAGCTTTTCAACATGTTGAGAACACCATACATGGCGCCAGTTGGCTCGCCTGCGCTATTGGTCAGGGGCGGAAAGGCATGATATGCACGGTAGAGATAGGAGGAACCGTCTACCAGAATCAGGGGATTTTCTGCAATGTGCGCCATAAGTTTGATTTTTCTTCGTTGCGATTAAGAGAGGTATAAGGATGCCATAACCAGAGACGAATGTTGAATTCGCGGCAGGTGATGTGATGTTTTTTCCTCATTACGCGGGATGGATCGCAGGGATCTTATTGTGGATAACTTTGTGCGTAAATTTCATAACGTATTGTTATTTCCTTTGAACATCAATCTCACACCGATAAAACACGATATTTTTCATGCAGTTGGTAAGTTTCTGTGATGCCGGGCATCTTTTTAAAAAGATGATCGTCGATGTGGATATTAACCACAAGGTTTACAGCAGGAAGGCAAATAAAAGAAAGGAAGCAGAATTGAAAACGCCGACGTAGTCGGCGTTTTTATTGCTTAAATTAGTTCTTCTCGACGAGGAATTTCACCACGTTGGCGTAATCCGCCACGAAATTATCCATAGAGCTGGTGTCGAGGCCGCCGTTGTTTACCATGTATTTACCATTGATAAACATCGCCGGTACGCCCTGAAGAT
The DNA window shown above is from Pantoea sp. At-9b and carries:
- the glnL gene encoding nitrogen regulation protein NR(II), which gives rise to MATGTLPDAGQILNSLINSILLVDNELVIHYANPAAQQLLAQSSRKLFGTPLPELTGYFSLNIEVMRESLEAGQGFTDSEVTLVVDGRAHIMSLTAQRLPDGLILLEMAPMDNQRRLSQEQIQHAQQVAARDLVRGLAHEIKNPLGGLRGAAQLLSRALPDPSLNEYTKVIIEQADRLRNLVDRLLGPQQPGLHVTQSIHQVAERVVNLVSMELPDNVSLVRDYDPSLPELPHDPDQIEQVLLNVVRNALQALGEEGGTIIIRTRTAFQLTLHGVRYRLVARIDIEDDGPGIPAQLQDTLFYPMVSGREGGTGLGLSIARSLIDQHSGKIEFNSWPGHTEFSVYLPIRQ
- the glnG gene encoding nitrogen regulation protein NR(I) translates to MQRGIVWIVDDDSSIRWVLERALTGAGLSCATFDSGNEVLEALSTKTPDVLLSDIRMPGMDGLALLKQIKQRHPMLPVIIMTAHSDLDAAVSAYQQGAFDYLPKPFDIDEAVALVERAISHYQEQQQPRNQPVSGPTTDIIGEAPAMQDVFRIIGRLSRSSISVLINGESGTGKELVAHALHRHSPRAKAPFIALNMAAIPKDLIESELFGHEKGAFTGANQIRQGRFEQADGGTLFLDEIGDMPLDVQTRLLRVLADGQFYRVGGYAPVKVDVRIIAATHQNLEMRVQEGKFREDLFHRLNVIRVHLPPLRERREDIPRLARYFLQVAARELGVEAKILHPETEAALTRLHWSGNVRQLENTCRWLTVMAAGQEVLIQDLPAELFESSTPESPVQSLPDSWATLLAQWADRALRSGHQNLLSEAQPEMERTLLTTALRHTQGHKQEAARLLGWGRNTLTRKLKELGME
- a CDS encoding YshB family small membrane protein translates to MFQSVIQMITHNIAAIGNAASHSPQTAIAAVICAITVSLFS
- the hemN gene encoding oxygen-independent coproporphyrinogen III oxidase; this translates as MSSQQIEWDQRLIEKYNYAGPRYTSYPTALEFSENFGEADFQHAVARYPERPLSLYVHIPFCHRLCYFCGCNKIVTRQLHKADRYLDVLEQEIRQRAPLFAGRSVTQLHWGGGTPTFLNQQQVSRLVGLLRSHFTFAEDVEMSIEVDPREIELEMIDHLRSQGFNRLSMGVQDFNKAVQEKVNRVQDEAMIFALVQRAREQGFRSVSLDLIYGLPLQTPESFAFTLQRVIALNPDRLSVFNYAHLPTLFAAQRKIKDAELPGATQKLAILQQTIATLTGEGYQFIGMDHFARPDDELAVAQRAGKLHRNFQGYTTQGETDLLGLGVSAISMIGDSYAQNHKELKTWYASVEQQGSALWRGLTLSDDDCLRRDVIKALICNFALDYAAIEAQWPIVFTRYFAEDLQLLAPLVADGLVEQHEGGLRVTGVGRLLIRNICMCFDVYLRQKARQQQFSRVI
- the yihI gene encoding Der GTPase-activating protein YihI, whose amino-acid sequence is MKQPAQSPRGKPAAKAKRKSREDLNLEARDRKRDKKHRGHAAGSRANPEKQATGKGQARNAQDPRLGSKKPIALVAEGQTSVVKKAAPKPKAEKVRLTPQEELAKLENDERLDTLLDRLENGETLSGEEQAWLDETLDRIDELMETLGIALDDDADDDEQAEEDMMRLLKGK
- the yihA gene encoding ribosome biogenesis GTP-binding protein YihA/YsxC gives rise to the protein MSALNYHITHFVLSAPDIRHLPSDTGIEVAFAGRSNAGKSSALNTLTNQKSLARTSKTPGRTQLINLFEVVEGKRLVDLPGYGYAEVPEEMKRKWQRALGEYLQKRQALKGLVVLMDIRHPLKDLDQQMIEWAVQSEIPVLVLLTKADKLASGARKAQLNMVREASLAFQGDVQVEMFSSLKKLGVDKLRQKLDSWFSELEPAQEDDNNDTPA
- the polA gene encoding DNA polymerase I, with product MAHIAENPLILVDGSSYLYRAYHAFPPLTNSAGEPTGAMYGVLNMLKSLLMQYQPSHVAVVFDAKGKTFRDELFEHYKSHRPPMPDDLRAQIEPLHEMVKAMGLPLLAVTGVEADDVIGTLAQEAEKQGRPVLISTGDKDMAQLVTPGITLINTMTNTVLGPEEVEQKYGVPPSLIIDFLAMMGDSSDNIPGVPGVGEKTAQALLQGLGGMQSIYDNLEKVADLSFRGAKTMAAKLEQNRDVAFLSYQLATIKTDVELELGCEQLTVNEPDVAVLQTLFSRYEFKRWLVDLQEGKWLQGTKGSAPAQQALADQPAAKAETASVLSSDGYVTILDQDTFSRWLEKLKKSDVFAFDLETDSLDTLSANIVGLAFAVAPGEAAYLPVAHDYLDAPDQLDRAAVLAQLKPLLEDSKAAKVGQNLKYDRGVLKNYDIELNGIKYDTMLESYCLNSVGGKHDMDSLAARWLNHKTVTFEEIAGKGKNQLTFNQIAIEQAGHYAAEDADVTLQLHLKMWPELEKEAGPKKVFTEIEMPLLKVISRVERNGVLIDQNILAKHSQELTTRLAELEQQAHDLAGEPFNLSSTKQLQTILFEKQGIKPTKKTPGGAPSTSEEVLAELALDYPLPKVILEHRGLSKLKSTYTDKLPLMINPVTGRVHTSYHQAVTATGRLSSTDPNLQNIPVRNDEGRRIRQAFIAGPDKRIVAADYSQIELRIMAHLSQDKGLLAAFAQGEDIHRATASEVFGVALSKVSGEQRRSAKAINFGLIYGMSAFGLSRQLNIGAGEAKKYMDLYFERYPGVLRYMEETREQAAAKGYVETLDGRRLWLPDITSSNAIRRKAAERAAINAPMQGTAADIIKRAMIAVDGWLLEQKDDKVKMIMQVHDELVFEIHQDAVASASDKIRQLMEGSMKLDVPLLVEVGTGENWDQAH